Proteins from a genomic interval of Pseudomonas anuradhapurensis:
- the iscU gene encoding Fe-S cluster assembly scaffold IscU, protein MAYSEKVIDHYENPRNVGKMNAEDPDVGTGMVGAPACGDVMRLQIKVNEQGVIEDAKFKTYGCGSAIASSSLATEWMKGKTLDEAETIKNTQLAEELALPPVKIHCSVLAEDAIKAAVRDYKQKKGLI, encoded by the coding sequence ATGGCATACAGTGAAAAGGTCATCGACCACTACGAAAACCCGCGCAACGTCGGCAAGATGAATGCCGAAGACCCGGACGTCGGCACCGGCATGGTCGGCGCCCCGGCCTGCGGTGACGTGATGCGCCTGCAGATCAAGGTCAACGAACAGGGCGTGATCGAAGACGCCAAGTTCAAGACCTATGGCTGCGGTTCGGCCATCGCTTCCAGCTCCCTCGCCACCGAGTGGATGAAGGGCAAGACCCTGGACGAAGCCGAAACCATCAAGAACACCCAGCTGGCCGAAGAACTGGCGTTGCCGCCGGTCAAGATCCACTGCTCGGTACTCGCCGAAGATGCCATCAAGGCAGCGGTACGCGATTACAAGCAGAAGAAAGGCTTGATCTAA
- the iscA gene encoding iron-sulfur cluster assembly protein IscA yields the protein MAISMTEAAANHVRRSLEGRGKGEGIRLGVRTTGCSGLAYVLEFVDELAEEDQVFENHGVKVIIDPKSLVYLDGTELDFVKEGLNEGFKFNNPNVRGECGCGESFNV from the coding sequence ATGGCTATCAGCATGACAGAAGCCGCCGCCAACCACGTGCGGCGTTCCCTGGAAGGGCGCGGCAAGGGTGAAGGCATTCGCCTGGGCGTGCGCACCACCGGTTGCTCGGGCCTGGCCTACGTGCTGGAGTTCGTCGACGAACTGGCGGAGGAAGACCAGGTGTTCGAGAACCATGGCGTCAAGGTGATCATCGATCCCAAGAGCCTGGTCTACCTCGACGGCACCGAGCTGGACTTCGTCAAGGAAGGGTTGAACGAAGGCTTCAAGTTCAACAACCCCAACGTGCGCGGTGAGTGTGGCTGCGGCGAAAGCTTCAACGTTTGA
- the hscB gene encoding co-chaperone HscB gives MGTPCHFALFDLQPGFRLDLDKLATRYRELAREVHPDRFADASEREQRVALEKSAALNDAYQTLRSAPRRARYLLAISGHEVPQEVTVHDPDFLLQQMQWREELEELHDEADLDGVGVFKKRLKVAQDTLNEDFAACWDAPGERDKAERLMRRMQFLDKLAQEVRQLEERLDD, from the coding sequence GTGGGTACTCCTTGTCATTTCGCATTGTTTGACCTCCAGCCAGGCTTCCGTCTGGATCTCGACAAGCTGGCCACTCGCTATCGCGAGTTGGCCCGCGAAGTCCATCCCGACCGCTTTGCCGATGCCTCCGAGCGCGAGCAGCGCGTAGCCCTGGAAAAGTCCGCAGCTCTCAACGACGCCTACCAGACCCTGCGCAGTGCGCCGCGTCGCGCCCGCTACCTGCTGGCCATCAGCGGCCACGAAGTGCCCCAGGAAGTCACGGTCCATGACCCGGACTTCCTGTTGCAGCAGATGCAGTGGCGCGAGGAGCTCGAAGAGCTGCACGACGAAGCCGACCTTGACGGTGTCGGTGTGTTCAAGAAGCGCCTGAAGGTCGCCCAGGACACGCTGAACGAGGATTTTGCCGCCTGCTGGGACGCCCCGGGCGAGCGCGATAAGGCAGAGCGCCTGATGCGCCGCATGCAATTCCTCGACAAGCTCGCCCAAGAAGTGCGCCAACTGGAAGAGCGCCTCGACGACTAA
- the hscA gene encoding Fe-S protein assembly chaperone HscA, translated as MALLQIAEPGQSPQPHQRRLAVGIDLGTTNSLVAALRSGRSEPLPDAQGNVILPSAVRYLEGRNEVGQAARDAASSDPLNTVLSVKRLMGRGLADVKQLGEQLPYRFVGGESHMPFIDTIQGPKSPVEVSADILKVLRERAEATLGGELVGAVITVPAYFDDAQRQATKDAARLAGLNVLRLLNEPTAAAVAYGLDQNAEGVVAIYDLGGGTFDISILRLTAGVFEVLATGGDTALGGDDFDHAIAGWIIEQAGLSSDLDPATQRALLQTACAAKEALTDVDVVSVRHGAWQGELSRAAFEAMIEPLVARSLKACRRAVRDSGIELEEVSAVVMVGGSTRVPRVREAVGALFGRTPLTSIDPDQVVAIGAAIQADTLAGNRREGGELLLLDVIPLSLGLETMGGLMEKVIPRNTTIPVARAQEFTTYKDGQTAMMIHVLQGERELISDCRSLARFELRGIPAMVAGAAKIRVTFQVDADGLLSVAARELGSGVEASIQVKPSYGLTDGEIARMLKDSFEHAGSDKQARQLREHQVDGERLLEAVQGALDADGERLLSSDEREAIEFQMQELRDLLAGTDGAAIEQQTKRLSQVTDAFAARRLDSTVKAALAGRNLNEIEE; from the coding sequence ATGGCCCTACTGCAGATTGCCGAACCCGGTCAAAGCCCTCAGCCGCATCAGCGCCGCCTGGCGGTGGGGATCGACCTGGGTACCACCAACTCCCTGGTCGCCGCTCTGCGCAGCGGCCGTAGCGAGCCCCTGCCCGACGCGCAGGGCAACGTCATTCTGCCGTCCGCGGTGCGCTACCTCGAAGGGCGCAACGAAGTGGGGCAGGCTGCGCGTGACGCTGCCTCCAGCGACCCGCTGAACACCGTGCTGTCGGTCAAGCGCCTGATGGGGCGCGGCCTGGCCGACGTCAAGCAATTGGGCGAGCAGCTGCCCTATCGCTTCGTTGGCGGTGAATCGCACATGCCGTTCATCGATACCATACAGGGGCCGAAGAGCCCGGTTGAAGTGTCCGCCGACATCCTCAAGGTGCTGCGCGAGCGTGCCGAAGCCACCCTGGGTGGTGAGCTGGTGGGCGCGGTGATCACCGTGCCGGCCTATTTCGACGACGCCCAGCGCCAGGCCACCAAGGACGCTGCGCGCCTGGCCGGCCTCAATGTGCTGCGCCTGCTCAACGAGCCGACCGCGGCCGCCGTGGCCTATGGCCTGGACCAGAACGCCGAGGGCGTGGTGGCCATCTATGACCTGGGTGGTGGCACCTTCGATATTTCCATTCTGCGCCTGACCGCCGGCGTGTTCGAAGTGCTGGCCACCGGTGGCGATACCGCCCTGGGTGGAGACGACTTCGATCACGCGATTGCCGGCTGGATCATCGAGCAGGCCGGCCTGTCGTCCGACCTGGATCCCGCCACCCAGCGCGCATTGCTGCAAACCGCCTGTGCCGCCAAGGAAGCCCTGACCGACGTTGACGTGGTCAGTGTCCGCCATGGCGCCTGGCAGGGCGAGCTCAGCCGTGCCGCTTTCGAAGCCATGATCGAACCGCTGGTCGCCCGCAGCCTCAAGGCCTGCCGCCGCGCCGTGCGCGACAGCGGCATCGAGCTGGAGGAAGTCAGCGCCGTGGTCATGGTCGGTGGCTCGACCCGCGTGCCGCGTGTGCGCGAAGCGGTGGGCGCGTTGTTCGGGCGCACCCCGCTGACCTCGATCGACCCTGACCAGGTAGTGGCCATCGGTGCCGCGATCCAGGCCGATACCCTGGCCGGCAACCGCCGTGAGGGTGGCGAACTGCTGCTGCTCGATGTCATCCCGCTGTCGCTTGGCCTCGAGACCATGGGCGGGCTGATGGAGAAGGTGATCCCGCGCAACACCACCATTCCGGTGGCGCGGGCCCAGGAGTTCACCACCTACAAGGATGGCCAGACGGCCATGATGATCCATGTGCTGCAAGGTGAGCGCGAGCTGATCAGCGACTGCCGCTCGCTGGCGCGTTTCGAGCTGCGCGGCATTCCGGCCATGGTCGCCGGTGCGGCAAAGATCCGCGTCACCTTCCAGGTCGACGCCGACGGCCTGCTCAGCGTGGCTGCCCGCGAGCTGGGTTCGGGCGTGGAAGCCAGCATCCAGGTCAAGCCGTCCTACGGCCTGACCGACGGCGAAATTGCCCGCATGCTCAAGGATTCCTTCGAACACGCAGGTTCCGACAAGCAGGCCCGCCAGTTGCGCGAGCACCAGGTGGACGGTGAACGCCTGCTCGAAGCGGTACAGGGCGCCCTGGACGCCGATGGCGAACGCCTGCTCAGCAGTGACGAACGCGAAGCCATCGAATTCCAGATGCAAGAACTACGTGATTTGCTGGCCGGCACCGATGGCGCTGCCATCGAGCAACAGACCAAGCGTCTGTCGCAGGTGACCGACGCATTTGCCGCCCGTCGCCTTGATTCGACGGTCAAAGCCGCACTGGCCGGGCGCAACCTGAATGAGATCGAGGAGTAA
- the fdx gene encoding ISC system 2Fe-2S type ferredoxin: MPLVTFLPHEKFCPDGLTVEVEPGTNILELAHDHHIEMESACGGVKACTTCHCIVRKGFDSLQEADELEEDMLDKAWGLEAQSRLGCQVVVADQDLVIEIPKYSLNHAAEAPH, from the coding sequence ATGCCGCTGGTGACATTCCTGCCGCACGAGAAATTCTGCCCCGACGGGCTGACTGTGGAGGTTGAGCCCGGGACCAACATCCTGGAGCTGGCCCACGACCATCACATCGAGATGGAAAGCGCCTGCGGCGGCGTCAAGGCCTGCACCACCTGCCATTGCATCGTGCGCAAGGGCTTCGACTCGCTGCAAGAAGCCGACGAGCTGGAAGAGGACATGCTGGACAAGGCCTGGGGCCTGGAGGCTCAATCGCGGCTCGGCTGCCAGGTGGTCGTCGCTGACCAGGACCTGGTCATCGAAATCCCCAAGTATTCGCTCAACCACGCCGCCGAAGCGCCGCACTGA
- the iscX gene encoding Fe-S cluster assembly protein IscX produces the protein MSLKWIDVLEIAIQLAESKPDVDPRYVNFVDLHRWVLALPEFSDDPSRGGEKVLEAIQAAWIDEAD, from the coding sequence ATGAGCCTGAAATGGATTGATGTACTTGAGATCGCCATCCAGCTTGCAGAAAGCAAGCCTGACGTCGATCCTCGTTATGTGAATTTCGTCGATCTGCACCGTTGGGTGCTGGCCTTGCCAGAATTCAGCGACGATCCGTCACGCGGCGGTGAGAAGGTGCTCGAGGCCATCCAGGCGGCCTGGATCGACGAAGCCGACTGA
- the ndk gene encoding nucleoside-diphosphate kinase, whose translation MAVQRTFSIIKPDAVAKNVIGEITTRFEKAGLRVVASKMKQLSKAEAEGFYAEHKERGFFADLVAFMTSGPVIVQVLEGENAVLANRELMGATNPKEAAAGTIRADFAVSIDENAVHGSDSEASAAREIAYFFSATELCDRIR comes from the coding sequence ATGGCTGTTCAACGTACTTTCTCCATCATCAAGCCTGACGCCGTCGCCAAGAACGTCATCGGCGAGATCACCACTCGTTTCGAGAAAGCCGGCCTGCGCGTCGTCGCTTCGAAAATGAAGCAGCTGTCCAAAGCCGAAGCCGAAGGCTTCTACGCCGAGCACAAAGAGCGCGGCTTCTTCGCTGACCTGGTTGCCTTCATGACTTCCGGCCCGGTCATCGTTCAGGTTCTGGAAGGCGAAAACGCCGTTCTGGCCAACCGCGAGCTGATGGGCGCCACCAACCCGAAAGAAGCTGCTGCCGGCACCATCCGTGCTGACTTCGCCGTTTCCATCGACGAGAACGCCGTTCACGGTTCCGACTCGGAAGCTTCGGCTGCCCGCGAAATCGCTTACTTCTTCTCCGCTACCGAGCTGTGCGACCGCATTCGCTAA
- the rlmN gene encoding 23S rRNA (adenine(2503)-C(2))-methyltransferase RlmN: protein MSDMTGKINLLGLTLQEMEKFFESIGEKRFRAGQVMKWIHHYGVDDFAAMTNVGKALREKLEAVAEIRGPEVVSEDISADGTRKWVVRVASGSCVETVYIPTDDRGTLCVSSQAGCALDCSFCSTGKQGFNSNLTAAEVIGQVWLANKSFGTVPAKIDRAITNVVMMGMGEPLLNFDNVIAAMKIMMEDLGYGISKRRVTLSTSGVVPMIDELAKHIDVSLALSLHAPNDELRNKLVPINKKYPLKMLLESCMGYMSTLGGKRVLTIEYTLLKDVNDQPEHAAQMIELLRDVPCKINLIPFNPFPHSGYERPSNNAIRRFQDLLHHGGFNVTTRTTRGDDIDAACGQLVGQVNDRTRRSERYIAVRQLSADADLQDSAAQH from the coding sequence ATGAGTGACATGACTGGCAAGATCAACCTGTTGGGCCTGACCCTGCAGGAAATGGAAAAATTCTTCGAGTCGATCGGAGAGAAGCGTTTTCGTGCCGGTCAGGTCATGAAATGGATTCACCACTATGGCGTCGACGATTTCGCCGCCATGACCAATGTCGGCAAGGCCTTGCGCGAAAAGCTCGAGGCCGTTGCCGAGATTCGGGGCCCGGAAGTGGTCAGTGAAGACATTTCCGCCGACGGCACCCGCAAGTGGGTGGTGCGCGTTGCTTCCGGCAGCTGCGTCGAAACCGTCTACATCCCCACCGACGACCGCGGCACCCTGTGTGTCTCGTCGCAAGCCGGCTGTGCCCTGGATTGCAGCTTCTGCTCCACCGGCAAGCAAGGCTTCAACAGCAACCTCACCGCCGCCGAAGTGATCGGCCAGGTTTGGCTTGCCAACAAATCCTTCGGGACCGTTCCGGCCAAGATCGACCGCGCCATTACCAACGTGGTCATGATGGGCATGGGCGAACCCCTGCTGAATTTCGACAATGTCATCGCCGCCATGAAGATCATGATGGAAGATCTCGGCTATGGCATTTCCAAGCGTCGCGTCACCCTCTCGACATCAGGCGTGGTGCCGATGATCGACGAGTTGGCCAAGCATATCGACGTGTCGCTGGCCCTGTCGCTGCACGCGCCGAACGACGAACTGCGCAACAAGCTGGTACCGATCAACAAGAAGTACCCGCTGAAGATGCTGCTGGAATCGTGCATGGGCTATATGTCCACCCTGGGTGGCAAACGCGTGCTGACCATCGAGTACACCCTGCTCAAGGACGTCAACGACCAGCCCGAGCACGCTGCGCAAATGATCGAGCTGCTGCGCGACGTGCCGTGCAAGATCAACCTGATCCCGTTCAACCCGTTCCCGCATTCGGGCTACGAGCGGCCGAGCAACAACGCTATCCGCCGCTTCCAGGACCTGTTGCACCACGGTGGCTTCAACGTCACTACCCGTACTACCCGTGGTGATGACATCGACGCCGCCTGCGGCCAGCTGGTTGGCCAGGTCAACGACCGCACCCGCCGCAGCGAGCGCTATATCGCTGTGCGCCAGCTTTCTGCGGACGCCGACCTGCAAGACAGCGCTGCGCAGCACTGA
- the pilW gene encoding type IV pilus biogenesis/stability protein PilW, which produces MSLRAALSILALSLLAGCVSGGAGDPLASRQGRAEAGRAYVQLGLGYLQQGLTEQAKAPLGKALALDNDDADAHAALALVLQAEGEAEMAESHYRKALQARPGDTRIRNNYGSFLYARGRFAEAEQMFRLASADTLYPERSRVYENLGLTALKLERRDQAHAYLLKALQLNQRQPKALLEMAELSYENRHYVPARDYYDRFSQLSEHDARSLLLGSRLARVFDEQGKLAELGQQLQRLYPGTPEYQQYLSEQR; this is translated from the coding sequence ATGAGCCTGCGCGCCGCGCTGTCGATCCTTGCGCTTTCGCTGCTGGCCGGCTGCGTGTCGGGCGGCGCGGGCGACCCCCTGGCCAGCCGCCAGGGCAGGGCAGAGGCAGGGCGGGCTTATGTGCAGCTTGGCCTGGGCTATTTGCAACAAGGTTTGACCGAGCAGGCCAAGGCGCCGCTGGGCAAGGCCTTGGCCCTGGACAACGACGACGCCGATGCGCATGCCGCCCTGGCGCTGGTGCTGCAGGCCGAAGGCGAGGCCGAAATGGCCGAAAGCCACTACCGCAAGGCACTGCAGGCGCGCCCTGGCGACACGCGAATTCGCAACAATTACGGCAGTTTCCTTTATGCTCGGGGACGATTTGCCGAGGCCGAGCAGATGTTTCGCCTGGCCAGCGCCGATACCCTGTATCCTGAGCGTTCACGCGTTTACGAGAACCTGGGCCTGACTGCCCTGAAGCTCGAGCGCCGCGACCAGGCGCACGCCTATTTGCTGAAAGCTTTGCAACTCAACCAGCGGCAACCGAAAGCGTTGTTGGAAATGGCTGAGTTGTCCTACGAAAACAGGCATTATGTGCCGGCCCGGGACTACTACGATCGTTTCAGCCAGCTGAGCGAACACGATGCCCGTAGCCTGCTGCTGGGCAGCCGCCTTGCCAGGGTGTTCGACGAGCAGGGCAAACTGGCCGAGCTGGGTCAGCAATTACAACGACTTTATCCCGGTACGCCGGAATATCAGCAATACCTGTCGGAGCAACGATGA
- a CDS encoding RodZ domain-containing protein translates to MKAAHPEVAVAPGQNPGELLRQARENRDWSQAEVARKLNLTVSSLNHVETGAFDKLPGHTFARGYIRAYAKLMELDQAALVDAFDRYTGTHAKGSDVHSLGRIEEPVRLSHNILRGVSLLLLVAVVGGGFVWWQDQGSLRGKDLAKIALEHVEVESADGTTQIHPLDEPEDQAVSAGQQPESAPLPLEQGASGQPAAVAEQAPASPAAAAAAAPAPAPAQPAPAQPAVSAPVVAPAPAAPVAPAPAAAPSAPAATVAAAEPATPAVPAEVPAGSGKVAIQFSADCWTQVSDGNGKVLFSAIKRKGDNLELTGKPPFAVRLGFARGAQVSYNGQAVDVAPFTSGETARLKLGQ, encoded by the coding sequence ATGAAAGCCGCGCATCCCGAAGTAGCCGTAGCGCCTGGCCAGAACCCCGGTGAGCTTTTGCGTCAGGCCCGTGAGAACCGGGACTGGTCACAAGCCGAGGTGGCCCGCAAGCTCAACCTCACTGTCAGTTCGTTGAACCACGTGGAAACCGGCGCCTTCGACAAGCTGCCCGGGCATACGTTTGCCCGTGGCTACATCCGCGCCTATGCCAAGCTGATGGAGCTGGACCAGGCCGCCCTGGTAGATGCCTTCGACCGCTACACCGGTACCCACGCCAAAGGCAGCGACGTGCACTCGCTGGGCCGTATCGAAGAGCCGGTGCGCCTGTCGCACAACATCCTGCGTGGCGTCAGCCTGCTGTTGCTGGTGGCCGTGGTCGGTGGCGGCTTTGTCTGGTGGCAGGACCAGGGCAGCCTGCGTGGCAAGGACCTGGCCAAGATCGCCCTGGAACACGTCGAAGTCGAGAGCGCCGACGGTACCACCCAGATTCACCCGCTCGATGAGCCTGAAGACCAGGCCGTTTCGGCTGGCCAGCAGCCCGAGAGCGCGCCGCTGCCGCTGGAGCAGGGCGCTAGCGGGCAGCCCGCCGCTGTCGCCGAACAGGCCCCGGCAAGCCCCGCCGCCGCCGCTGCCGCAGCACCTGCCCCGGCGCCCGCGCAGCCGGCTCCGGCGCAGCCTGCGGTCAGTGCACCGGTGGTGGCGCCTGCGCCGGCAGCGCCGGTTGCTCCGGCCCCGGCGGCTGCTCCGAGCGCCCCGGCGGCGACCGTAGCCGCCGCCGAGCCTGCCACGCCCGCCGTGCCCGCCGAAGTGCCGGCCGGCAGTGGCAAGGTGGCCATCCAGTTCAGCGCCGATTGCTGGACCCAGGTCAGCGACGGCAATGGCAAGGTGCTGTTCAGCGCCATCAAGCGCAAGGGGGACAACCTCGAGCTGACCGGCAAGCCGCCGTTCGCGGTACGCCTGGGCTTTGCCCGTGGCGCCCAGGTCAGCTACAACGGCCAGGCCGTCGATGTTGCCCCGTTCACCAGTGGCGAAACCGCTCGCCTGAAGTTGGGACAGTAA
- the ispG gene encoding flavodoxin-dependent (E)-4-hydroxy-3-methylbut-2-enyl-diphosphate synthase, with the protein MHGESPIKRRESRKIWVGNVPVGGDAPIAVQSMTNTDTNDVAATVAQIQRLVDAGVDIVRVSVPDMDAAEAFGRIKQQVSVPLVADIHFDYKIALRVAELGVDCLRINPGNIGREDRVRAVVDAARDRGIPIRIGVNAGSLEKDLQKKYGEPTPAALVESALRHVEHLDRLDFQDFKVSVKASDVFMAVEAYRLLAKQIVQPLHLGITEAGGLRSGTVKSAVGLGMLLAEGIGDTIRISLAADPVEEVKVGYDILKSLHLRSRGINFIACPSCSRQNFDVVKTMNELEGRLEDLLVPLDVAVIGCVVNGPGEAKESHVGLTGGTPNLVYIDGKPAQKLTNDNLVDELEKLIRQKAAEKAEADAALIVRG; encoded by the coding sequence ATGCACGGCGAATCTCCGATCAAACGTCGCGAATCCCGCAAAATCTGGGTCGGCAATGTGCCTGTGGGTGGTGATGCGCCCATCGCGGTGCAGAGCATGACCAACACCGACACCAACGATGTGGCCGCCACCGTGGCGCAGATCCAGCGCCTGGTCGATGCCGGCGTGGACATCGTGCGGGTCTCGGTGCCGGACATGGACGCCGCCGAGGCGTTCGGCCGCATCAAGCAGCAGGTCAGCGTGCCGCTGGTTGCCGACATTCACTTCGACTACAAGATCGCCCTGCGCGTAGCCGAACTGGGCGTCGACTGCCTGCGTATCAACCCGGGCAACATCGGCCGTGAAGACCGCGTGCGCGCGGTGGTCGATGCGGCCCGCGACCGTGGCATCCCGATCCGTATCGGCGTCAACGCCGGCTCCCTGGAGAAGGACCTGCAGAAGAAGTATGGCGAACCGACCCCGGCTGCGCTGGTCGAGTCGGCGCTGCGCCACGTCGAGCACCTCGACCGCCTGGACTTCCAGGACTTCAAGGTCAGCGTCAAGGCCTCCGACGTGTTCATGGCCGTCGAAGCCTACCGCCTGTTGGCCAAGCAGATCGTGCAGCCGCTGCACCTGGGCATCACCGAAGCCGGTGGCCTGCGTTCCGGCACGGTGAAATCCGCTGTCGGCCTCGGTATGCTGCTGGCCGAAGGCATTGGCGATACCATCCGTATCTCGCTGGCGGCCGACCCGGTCGAAGAAGTGAAGGTCGGCTACGACATCCTCAAGTCGCTGCACCTGCGCTCGCGTGGCATCAACTTCATCGCCTGCCCTAGCTGCTCGCGGCAGAACTTCGATGTGGTCAAGACCATGAACGAGCTGGAAGGGCGCCTGGAAGACCTGTTGGTACCGCTGGACGTGGCGGTGATCGGTTGCGTGGTCAACGGCCCGGGCGAAGCCAAGGAGTCCCATGTGGGGCTGACCGGCGGTACGCCGAACCTGGTCTACATCGACGGCAAGCCGGCGCAGAAGCTGACCAACGACAACCTGGTCGACGAGCTGGAAAAGCTCATTCGCCAGAAAGCGGCCGAAAAGGCCGAAGCCGACGCGGCGCTGATCGTCCGTGGCTGA
- the hisS gene encoding histidine--tRNA ligase has product MSKSLQAIRGMNDILPEQSPLWRYFEGTVAGLLDTYGYSQIRTPIVEFTELFKRSIGEVTDIVEKEMYTFEDRNGDSLTLRPEGTAACVRAVLEHGITGNGQVQKLWYIGQMFRHERPQKGRYRQFHQIGVEVFNLDGPDIDAELIMLTWRLWGLLGIQDAVKLELNSLGTSEARARYRDALVEFLSARLEQLDEDSQRRLKSNPLRILDSKDQNTQAVLVGAPKLEDYLDEESRVHFEGLKARLDAAGIPFVINTKLVRGLDYYSKTVFEWVTDKLGAQGTVCAGGRYDGLVEQMGGKPTPGVGFAMGIERLILLLETLGKVPESISRQIDVYLCAFGEPAELAGLRLSEGLRDRLPGLRLAVNAGGGSFKSQFKKADKSGALFALILGDDELAKQEIGFKPLRGQGEQQNIAWDALAEHLETAIAQA; this is encoded by the coding sequence GTGAGCAAATCGCTGCAAGCCATCCGTGGCATGAACGACATCCTGCCTGAACAGTCGCCGTTGTGGCGCTACTTCGAAGGCACCGTGGCCGGCCTGCTGGATACCTACGGGTACAGCCAGATCCGCACGCCGATCGTCGAGTTCACCGAGCTGTTCAAGCGCTCCATCGGTGAAGTGACCGACATCGTCGAAAAAGAGATGTACACCTTCGAGGACCGCAACGGCGATTCGCTGACCCTGCGTCCAGAAGGTACTGCTGCCTGTGTGCGTGCCGTGCTCGAGCATGGCATCACCGGCAACGGCCAGGTACAGAAACTGTGGTACATCGGCCAGATGTTCCGCCACGAGCGCCCGCAGAAAGGCCGTTACCGCCAGTTCCACCAGATTGGCGTGGAAGTGTTCAACCTGGACGGCCCGGACATCGACGCCGAGCTGATCATGCTGACCTGGCGCCTGTGGGGCCTGCTGGGCATCCAGGACGCGGTCAAGCTGGAGCTCAACAGCCTGGGCACCAGCGAAGCCCGTGCGCGTTACCGCGATGCGCTGGTCGAGTTCCTCTCGGCACGCCTGGAGCAGCTGGATGAAGACAGCCAGCGCCGGCTCAAGAGCAACCCGCTGCGCATCCTCGACAGCAAGGACCAGAACACCCAGGCGGTGCTGGTTGGCGCGCCGAAGCTGGAAGACTACCTGGACGAAGAATCGCGCGTGCACTTCGAGGGCCTCAAGGCCCGCCTGGACGCTGCCGGTATCCCGTTCGTGATCAACACCAAGCTGGTGCGTGGCCTGGACTACTACAGCAAGACCGTGTTCGAGTGGGTGACCGACAAGCTCGGCGCCCAGGGCACGGTCTGCGCTGGTGGCCGCTACGACGGCCTGGTCGAGCAGATGGGCGGCAAACCGACCCCGGGCGTCGGTTTCGCCATGGGTATCGAGCGCCTGATCCTGCTGCTGGAAACCCTGGGCAAGGTGCCCGAGTCCATCAGCCGACAGATCGACGTCTACCTCTGCGCCTTCGGCGAACCGGCCGAACTGGCAGGCCTGCGCTTGTCCGAGGGCCTGCGCGACCGCCTGCCGGGCCTGCGCCTGGCGGTCAACGCCGGTGGCGGCAGCTTCAAGAGCCAGTTCAAGAAAGCCGACAAGAGCGGCGCGCTGTTCGCGCTGATCCTTGGTGATGACGAGCTGGCCAAGCAAGAGATCGGCTTCAAGCCCCTGCGTGGGCAGGGCGAACAACAGAACATTGCCTGGGATGCTCTGGCTGAGCACCTGGAAACCGCGATCGCGCAGGCGTAA
- a CDS encoding tetratricopeptide repeat protein produces MSSTDDELAGVKDWWNRNGKPLLTGALLAGVVVLGWNTWHKYQNNQSQGASQLYQALLETSLTPTGQPDATKVAELAGKLKSEFGGTAYAQYGSLFVAKVAVESGKLDDAAAELKSVLDKPADATLGEIARQRLARVLAAQNKAEDALKLLDGDADQAFLASREELKGDLLVQLGRADDAHSAYEKAKAALSDEAAVGGLQLKLDDLAKGDA; encoded by the coding sequence GTGTCGAGTACCGATGATGAACTGGCAGGGGTCAAGGACTGGTGGAACCGCAACGGCAAGCCGCTGCTGACCGGTGCCCTGCTGGCTGGCGTGGTGGTGTTGGGCTGGAATACCTGGCACAAGTACCAGAACAATCAGTCGCAAGGTGCCTCGCAGCTGTACCAGGCCTTGCTGGAAACCAGCCTGACGCCCACTGGCCAGCCTGACGCGACCAAGGTCGCGGAACTGGCCGGCAAGCTCAAGAGCGAGTTCGGCGGTACCGCCTACGCCCAGTACGGCAGCCTGTTCGTGGCCAAGGTCGCGGTCGAGAGCGGCAAGCTCGACGACGCCGCTGCCGAGCTGAAAAGCGTGCTGGACAAGCCGGCCGATGCCACCCTGGGCGAAATTGCACGCCAGCGCCTGGCTCGCGTACTGGCTGCCCAGAACAAGGCCGAGGACGCCCTCAAGCTGCTCGACGGGGATGCCGACCAGGCCTTCCTGGCCAGCCGTGAAGAGTTGAAGGGTGACCTGCTGGTGCAGCTGGGTCGCGCCGACGACGCGCACAGTGCTTACGAGAAAGCCAAGGCTGCGTTGTCCGATGAGGCGGCGGTCGGTGGCCTGCAATTGAAGCTGGATGACTTGGCCAAAGGGGACGCGTAA